One Pseudomonas entomophila genomic window carries:
- the cobO gene encoding cob(I)yrinic acid a,c-diamide adenosyltransferase yields the protein MSESTERDERHLARMQRKKAIIDERIANSPNECGLLLVLTGNGKGKSSSAFGMLARALGHGMQCGVVQFIKGRNSTGEELFFRRFPEQVRYHVMGEGFTWETQDRQRDIAAAEAAWAVSRQLLQDPSIQFVVLDELNIALKHGYLDLDQVLSDIQARPPMQHVIVTGRAAKPEMIELADTVTEMGMLKHAFQAGIRAQKGVEL from the coding sequence ATGAGCGAATCCACCGAACGCGACGAACGCCACCTGGCGCGCATGCAGCGCAAGAAGGCGATCATCGACGAGCGCATCGCCAATTCCCCCAACGAGTGCGGCCTTTTGCTGGTGCTGACCGGCAACGGCAAGGGCAAGAGCAGCTCGGCCTTCGGCATGCTCGCCCGCGCCCTGGGCCATGGGATGCAGTGCGGCGTGGTGCAGTTCATCAAGGGGCGCAACAGTACCGGTGAGGAACTGTTCTTCCGCCGTTTCCCGGAGCAAGTGCGCTACCACGTGATGGGCGAGGGCTTCACCTGGGAGACCCAGGACCGCCAGCGCGACATCGCTGCCGCCGAGGCCGCCTGGGCTGTCTCGCGCCAGTTGCTGCAGGATCCTTCCATCCAGTTCGTCGTGCTCGACGAGCTGAATATCGCGCTCAAGCACGGTTACCTCGACCTCGACCAGGTACTTTCGGACATCCAGGCCCGTCCGCCGATGCAGCACGTGATCGTCACTGGCCGCGCGGCCAAGCCCGAGATGATCGAGCTGGCTGACACCGTAACCGAGATGGGCATGCTCAAGCATGCGTTCCAGGCCGGTATCCGCGCGCAGAAGGGCGTCGAACTGTGA
- a CDS encoding cobyrinate a,c-diamide synthase: MSDARHCPAVLIAAPASGQGKTTVTAALARLHRNLGRKVRVFKCGPDFLDPMILERASGAPVYQLDLWMIGADESRRLLWEAAGEADLILIEGVMGLFDGTPSSADLARHFGVPVLAVIDGTAMAQTFGALALGLARYQSDLPFAGVLANRVGSLRHAQLLEGSLTEGLRWYGGLSRERGIELPSRHLGLVQANELNDLDARLDAAAEALGASCDAALPPPVAFAAPEQAGTEASLAGVRVGVARDEAFAFTYGANLELLRDLGAQIEFFSPLHDRELPVVDSLYLPGGYPELHHHALAANAPMLEAIRSHHTQGKPLLAECGGMLYLLDALTDVAGERATLLGLLPGEATMQKRLAALALQAVELPEGTLRGHTYHHSLTETALEPIARGLSPNGGRGNEAVYRLGRLTASYVHFYFPSNPDAAAALLRP, translated from the coding sequence GTGAGTGACGCTCGCCACTGCCCGGCGGTACTGATTGCCGCACCGGCCTCCGGCCAGGGCAAGACCACGGTCACCGCCGCCCTGGCCCGCCTGCACCGCAACCTTGGGCGCAAGGTGCGGGTGTTCAAGTGCGGGCCGGACTTCCTCGACCCGATGATCCTCGAACGCGCCAGCGGCGCGCCGGTCTACCAGCTGGATCTGTGGATGATCGGCGCCGATGAGAGTCGCCGCTTGCTGTGGGAGGCGGCCGGCGAGGCCGACCTTATCCTGATCGAAGGCGTGATGGGGCTGTTCGACGGCACCCCGTCGAGCGCCGACCTGGCGCGCCACTTCGGTGTGCCGGTGTTGGCGGTGATCGACGGTACGGCGATGGCCCAGACCTTCGGTGCCCTGGCCCTGGGGCTGGCGCGCTATCAGTCTGACCTGCCGTTCGCTGGCGTGCTGGCCAACCGGGTTGGCAGCCTGCGTCATGCGCAACTGCTGGAAGGCAGCCTGACCGAGGGGCTGCGCTGGTACGGCGGGCTGTCCCGCGAGCGCGGCATCGAATTACCCAGCCGTCATCTCGGGTTGGTGCAGGCCAACGAGCTGAATGACCTGGATGCCCGCCTGGATGCCGCCGCCGAGGCACTGGGTGCCAGTTGCGATGCGGCTTTGCCGCCACCGGTGGCGTTTGCCGCGCCGGAGCAGGCAGGTACCGAGGCTTCACTGGCCGGGGTGCGCGTTGGCGTGGCCCGCGACGAAGCCTTCGCTTTCACCTATGGCGCCAACCTTGAATTGCTGCGCGATCTCGGCGCACAAATCGAATTCTTCTCGCCGCTGCATGACCGTGAGCTGCCAGTGGTCGACAGCCTGTACCTGCCAGGCGGCTACCCGGAGCTGCATCATCATGCGCTGGCGGCCAATGCGCCCATGCTTGAGGCGATCCGCAGCCACCATACCCAAGGCAAGCCCTTGCTGGCCGAATGCGGTGGCATGCTTTACCTGCTCGACGCGCTGACCGATGTGGCTGGCGAGCGCGCCACGCTGCTCGGCCTGCTGCCGGGTGAGGCGACCATGCAGAAGCGCCTGGCGGCGCTGGCATTGCAGGCGGTCGAGCTGCCGGAAGGCACCCTGCGCGGTCACACCTACCACCACTCGTTGACCGAGACGGCGCTCGAGCCTATTGCCCGTGGTCTGAGCCCCAATGGTGGGCGTGGCAACGAAGCCGTCTACCGCCTGGGCCGCCTGACCGCGTCCTATGTGCATTTCTACTTCCCTTCCAACCCCGATGCGGCGGCGGCGTTGCTGCGACCATGA
- the bluB gene encoding 5,6-dimethylbenzimidazole synthase, whose translation MNELAYSEAERAAIYRAIGERRDMRHFAGGEVAPELLGRLLAAAHQAPSVGLMQPWRFIRISQRELRARIQALVEDERVRTAEALGERSDAFMKLKVEGIDGCAEVLVAALMDNREPHIFGRRTLPEMDLASLACAIQNLWLAARAEGLGMGWVSLFDPQALGALLGMPAGAKPVAVLCLGPVTEFYPAPMLVLEDWAEQRPLHEMLYENQWGERP comes from the coding sequence ATGAACGAACTTGCCTACAGCGAGGCCGAGCGCGCGGCCATCTACCGAGCCATTGGCGAACGTCGCGACATGCGCCATTTCGCCGGTGGCGAAGTCGCGCCGGAACTGCTCGGCCGGTTGCTGGCCGCCGCGCATCAGGCCCCCAGCGTGGGGTTGATGCAACCGTGGCGCTTCATCCGCATCAGCCAGCGTGAGCTGCGTGCGCGCATCCAGGCGCTGGTGGAGGATGAGCGGGTACGTACCGCCGAGGCGCTGGGTGAACGTTCCGATGCATTCATGAAGCTCAAGGTCGAAGGCATCGATGGCTGCGCCGAGGTGCTGGTCGCCGCGCTGATGGACAACCGTGAACCGCATATTTTCGGGCGTCGTACATTGCCCGAGATGGACCTGGCCTCGCTGGCCTGCGCCATCCAGAACCTGTGGCTGGCGGCCCGCGCCGAAGGGCTGGGCATGGGCTGGGTGTCGTTGTTCGATCCACAGGCCCTGGGCGCGCTGCTGGGCATGCCGGCAGGCGCAAAGCCGGTGGCGGTGCTGTGCCTGGGGCCTGTGACCGAATTTTATCCCGCACCAATGCTGGTGCTGGAAGACTGGGCCGAGCAACGGCCGTTGCATGAAATGCTCTACGAGAACCAATGGGGAGAGCGGCCATGA
- the cbiB gene encoding adenosylcobinamide-phosphate synthase CbiB — translation MSVALLTVAGVALDALLGEPKRRHPLVGFGNLAKSLERRFNAGGRGWRSHGVSAWFLAVVPLTLVALILSWLPYIGWIVDVLALYCALGLRSLGEHVLPVAQALRQGDLEEARRRVGYLVSRETRELDEPAVARAATESVLENGSDAVFAALFWFVVAGAPGVVLYRLSNTLDAMWGYRNERFERFGWCAARIDDGLNYIPARLVALTYALLGKTRLAMNCWRRQGPQWDSPNAGPVMAAGAGALGVELGGSAIYHGQLHERPRLGDGPMADADAIERGWSLVQRGVWLWLLVIGVGGYLNA, via the coding sequence ATGAGTGTGGCCCTGCTGACTGTCGCGGGGGTGGCCCTGGACGCCTTGCTTGGCGAGCCGAAACGGCGGCATCCGCTGGTGGGCTTCGGCAACCTGGCCAAGAGCCTGGAGCGGCGTTTCAATGCCGGCGGTCGCGGCTGGCGCAGCCACGGTGTCAGTGCCTGGTTCCTGGCCGTGGTGCCACTGACCCTGGTGGCGTTGATCCTGTCCTGGCTGCCCTATATCGGCTGGATCGTCGATGTGCTGGCGCTGTACTGCGCCCTTGGCCTGCGCAGCCTGGGCGAGCATGTGCTGCCGGTGGCCCAGGCATTGCGCCAGGGCGACCTGGAAGAGGCGCGGCGGCGGGTCGGATACCTGGTCAGCCGGGAAACCCGCGAGCTGGACGAGCCCGCCGTGGCCCGGGCGGCTACCGAATCGGTGCTGGAGAACGGCAGCGATGCCGTGTTCGCCGCGTTGTTCTGGTTTGTCGTTGCCGGGGCACCTGGGGTGGTGCTCTATCGCCTGAGCAACACCCTGGATGCCATGTGGGGCTATCGCAATGAGCGCTTCGAGCGCTTCGGTTGGTGTGCGGCGCGTATCGACGATGGGCTCAACTACATACCTGCCCGGTTGGTGGCGCTGACCTACGCGCTGCTGGGCAAGACTCGACTGGCCATGAACTGCTGGCGCCGGCAGGGGCCGCAATGGGATAGTCCCAATGCCGGCCCGGTCATGGCTGCCGGCGCGGGGGCGCTGGGCGTGGAGCTAGGTGGCTCGGCGATTTATCACGGCCAGTTGCATGAGCGTCCACGCCTGGGTGACGGGCCGATGGCCGACGCCGACGCCATCGAGCGTGGCTGGAGCCTGGTGCAGCGCGGTGTGTGGCTGTGGCTGCTGGTGATCGGCGTGGGAGGCTACTTGAATGCTTGA
- the cobD gene encoding threonine-phosphate decarboxylase CobD, with protein MLEHGGRLLRAVKHYGIAREHWLDLSSGIAPWSYRIPTIPQDAWARLPETEDGLEEAARQYYGVHQLLAVAGSQAALQALPHLRAPGRVGVLSPCYAEHPYAWQRAGHTLVELDEYQVEGALDSLDVLLLVNPNNPTGRRFSRDQLLAWHARLATRGGWLLVDEAFMDNTPEHSIVDCAECPGLIVLRSFGKFFGLAGVRLGFVAAETALLQQLADLLGPWTVSGPTRMIGQACFADIVAHQGQIERCARASQRLAAMLQSAGLAPSGGCDLFQYVRSERAAHLHDFLARRGILVRLFEQPLAVRLGLPPSAADEQRLAQALADYQKDSA; from the coding sequence ATGCTTGAGCACGGTGGGCGCCTGCTGCGCGCAGTAAAACACTACGGGATAGCCCGTGAACACTGGCTCGACCTGTCCAGCGGCATCGCGCCTTGGAGCTACCGGATTCCCACGATCCCACAGGATGCCTGGGCGCGCCTGCCGGAAACCGAGGACGGCCTGGAAGAGGCGGCGCGGCAGTACTATGGCGTGCACCAGTTGCTGGCGGTAGCCGGCTCCCAGGCGGCGCTCCAGGCGTTGCCGCATTTACGTGCGCCAGGCCGGGTCGGTGTGTTGTCGCCGTGTTATGCCGAGCATCCGTATGCCTGGCAGCGCGCCGGGCATACGCTCGTCGAGCTGGACGAATACCAGGTGGAGGGCGCGCTCGACAGCCTCGATGTGCTGCTGCTGGTCAACCCCAACAACCCCACCGGGCGTCGTTTCAGCCGCGATCAATTGCTGGCCTGGCACGCGCGACTGGCCACGCGGGGCGGCTGGCTGCTGGTCGATGAAGCGTTCATGGACAACACGCCTGAACACAGCATCGTCGACTGCGCCGAGTGCCCTGGGCTGATCGTGCTGCGCTCGTTCGGCAAGTTTTTCGGGCTCGCTGGCGTGAGGCTTGGCTTCGTGGCCGCCGAAACGGCACTGTTGCAACAGCTGGCCGACCTGCTGGGGCCCTGGACGGTCAGCGGCCCGACACGGATGATCGGCCAGGCCTGCTTCGCCGACATCGTCGCGCATCAAGGGCAGATCGAACGTTGTGCGCGGGCCAGCCAGCGCCTGGCCGCCATGCTGCAAAGCGCCGGCCTGGCGCCGAGCGGTGGCTGCGACCTGTTCCAATACGTGCGCAGCGAACGCGCCGCGCATCTGCATGATTTTCTCGCCCGGCGTGGCATCCTCGTCCGCTTGTTCGAGCAACCGCTCGCCGTGCGCCTGGGCCTGCCTCCCAGCGCGGCGGACGAACAACGCCTGGCCCAGGCCCTGGCGGACTACCAGAAGGATTCGGCATGA